A stretch of Crossiella cryophila DNA encodes these proteins:
- a CDS encoding sugar transferase, which produces MFSSLPRAVLSVLAAVGIPVGCVASIPALRDNPLITVALIFAYEFGVLLAGVGSAVLAQLHSRWSVRIADAFDGAVQRQFSGYTRFYLRYVAADTRYIDLKGVASRAEFTLEMKDIYVRLALDADPAWKSSANPVDYAPWRTGNGAEVWEWLRDGQGTGSVIVILGPPGRGKTTLLRHIAFVIASGGRTASRLKAPQKIPVIVYLRDHKDWTFSTPADLVDLIMRALPSIGGRPRPPQWIEKNLRRGRFLLLIDGLDEIPDAATRRAMTSWIETQASAQAGNLLLITSRPFGYRDNEIIGATVVNVQAFTAGQIDAFITQWYRATSIRSYGGDNESARIAAARGAAELSTRLGQTRALHDLASNPLLLTMIATVHHYRDALPGSRAELYREICDVFLGKRHEARGVVLDMPAARKKMVLQELAFAMMLRGVRDLSVADAAELVEPALTRVATRISPADFLRRVEESSGLLLERERGLLMFAHLTLQEFLAAEHIRENKLGRELIGFVEHDWWRETTLLYAANADATEIISACLRAEGEREAELLALAVQCVEEARELSPETRSLVEQRLNPPGLRANPASRRNAARARLLLRATREQRVSRDSYIGPPVTWLEYQHFLDSIDDCRVPDHWAAPVFPEGAQNEAATGMRHDDALAFCTWLTTELGAEHKYRLPSTRELDVILGNNESSTIYWSANAFGAHSDRRVSRLFRAYNEQRERVPYPSADYERWRGEFLRIANEDLVRVDELADGLTLSIDVPGSGSFAVTLIGDELLPSEIDSTTPLPTNCDLRQVTRKVAEVARIADAYADLVYPGDLNADISGELARMGAGLVEVAGQAFDRESRRARQDFNARQARQAARIMVVAMANVAAALRNRWVGNKFTDPTRVLRRLEPNREEDRQLIGIMAISLLHDYLRALYLQLLLHEARVTGAIPPLESFRYVRVGQHEGGVTSVRHYLAEIGHTLKRTPWHYLKPFVDRIMALALLLLITPLFFMITVFVVLDSSGPAFCVQRCYGRKGKTFSVIKFRTMYVNSDAIRMQQEGVNDRATPLFKMRTDPRVTRVGRVLRRYSLDGLPQLFNVLVGHMSIVGPRAMLPQEVEQYGQDAARTLLVKPGVTGLWQVSGRSDLSWEESIRLELRYVEDVSFGLDLAIAWMTVRAIVVGRGAY; this is translated from the coding sequence ATGTTCTCCAGTCTGCCTAGAGCTGTCCTGTCGGTGCTTGCGGCCGTGGGCATCCCAGTCGGCTGCGTCGCCTCCATCCCTGCGTTGCGTGACAACCCGTTGATCACCGTGGCGCTCATCTTTGCTTATGAATTCGGTGTGCTGCTCGCAGGGGTCGGATCCGCCGTGCTGGCTCAGCTCCACAGCAGATGGAGCGTTCGCATTGCCGATGCCTTCGATGGGGCCGTGCAACGGCAGTTTTCCGGCTACACGCGTTTCTATCTGCGCTACGTGGCAGCGGATACCCGCTACATTGATCTTAAGGGGGTCGCATCCAGGGCAGAGTTTACGCTGGAGATGAAGGATATCTACGTCCGCCTTGCATTGGACGCCGACCCGGCCTGGAAATCCAGCGCCAATCCGGTCGACTACGCTCCGTGGCGAACTGGGAACGGTGCGGAAGTTTGGGAATGGCTACGCGACGGACAGGGGACCGGCTCCGTCATTGTGATCCTCGGCCCGCCGGGGCGGGGAAAGACTACGTTGCTTAGACATATAGCGTTCGTCATCGCGAGCGGTGGGCGTACCGCATCCAGGCTCAAGGCGCCGCAGAAGATTCCTGTGATCGTGTACCTGCGTGATCACAAGGACTGGACCTTCTCGACGCCTGCAGACCTCGTCGACCTGATAATGCGGGCCCTGCCATCCATCGGCGGCAGGCCCCGGCCACCGCAATGGATCGAGAAGAACCTACGCCGGGGTCGTTTTCTGCTCTTGATCGACGGTCTGGACGAGATTCCGGACGCTGCTACTAGGAGAGCGATGACCTCGTGGATCGAGACGCAGGCCAGCGCGCAGGCGGGCAACCTGTTGCTGATCACCAGCCGGCCATTCGGCTACCGTGACAACGAGATCATTGGTGCCACGGTGGTCAATGTTCAGGCGTTCACCGCTGGACAGATCGATGCCTTCATCACCCAGTGGTACCGTGCTACCTCCATCCGGTCCTATGGCGGCGACAACGAGTCGGCTCGCATCGCCGCGGCTCGCGGCGCTGCAGAGTTGTCCACGCGCCTTGGTCAAACCCGCGCGCTGCATGACCTGGCCTCCAATCCTCTACTGCTAACCATGATCGCTACGGTCCACCACTACCGGGACGCACTGCCAGGAAGTCGGGCCGAGTTGTACCGAGAGATCTGCGATGTGTTCCTCGGCAAGCGCCATGAGGCGCGCGGGGTCGTGCTCGATATGCCCGCAGCGCGCAAGAAGATGGTTCTGCAGGAATTGGCGTTCGCCATGATGCTGCGCGGAGTGCGAGACCTCTCTGTAGCCGATGCGGCCGAACTGGTTGAACCAGCGTTGACCAGGGTAGCAACCAGGATCAGTCCGGCCGACTTCCTACGACGGGTTGAGGAGTCCAGCGGCCTGTTGCTAGAACGCGAACGTGGCCTGCTGATGTTCGCGCACTTGACATTGCAGGAATTCCTGGCTGCTGAGCACATCAGGGAGAACAAGCTGGGGCGCGAGCTGATCGGTTTCGTGGAGCACGACTGGTGGCGCGAGACGACGTTATTGTACGCGGCGAACGCGGATGCCACCGAAATTATATCAGCATGCTTGCGCGCTGAAGGTGAGCGTGAAGCAGAGCTGCTGGCGCTGGCCGTGCAGTGTGTTGAGGAGGCTCGGGAGCTTTCGCCGGAGACCCGGAGCTTGGTTGAACAACGACTTAACCCGCCCGGCCTCCGAGCCAACCCGGCGAGCAGACGAAACGCTGCCCGGGCGCGCCTATTATTGCGGGCCACCCGCGAACAACGAGTATCGCGCGATTCTTACATCGGGCCCCCCGTCACCTGGCTGGAGTACCAACACTTCCTCGATTCCATCGATGACTGCCGGGTTCCTGACCACTGGGCCGCCCCAGTATTCCCAGAAGGGGCCCAGAACGAGGCGGCGACTGGCATGCGTCACGACGATGCCCTGGCATTCTGCACGTGGTTGACCACGGAACTGGGGGCCGAGCACAAGTACCGGCTGCCGTCGACCCGTGAGCTGGACGTCATTCTCGGCAACAACGAGAGTAGCACCATCTACTGGAGCGCAAACGCGTTCGGTGCACACAGCGACCGTCGAGTCTCGCGCCTCTTTCGCGCCTACAATGAACAACGTGAACGCGTGCCGTATCCGAGCGCAGACTACGAGCGCTGGCGTGGTGAATTTTTGCGAATCGCGAATGAGGACTTGGTGCGGGTGGACGAACTTGCCGACGGTCTGACGCTGTCGATCGATGTGCCCGGAAGTGGAAGTTTCGCTGTTACGCTCATTGGTGATGAACTGCTTCCTAGCGAGATAGATTCGACTACTCCGTTGCCGACCAACTGCGACCTGCGGCAGGTCACAAGAAAAGTGGCCGAGGTGGCCAGAATTGCGGATGCGTACGCCGACCTTGTGTACCCCGGTGACCTGAATGCGGACATCAGCGGGGAGCTCGCCCGCATGGGTGCCGGGCTAGTTGAAGTGGCCGGGCAAGCTTTCGATCGCGAGTCACGCCGGGCTCGACAAGACTTCAATGCACGGCAGGCGCGGCAAGCCGCGCGAATTATGGTAGTGGCGATGGCGAACGTGGCGGCCGCGCTACGAAATCGTTGGGTTGGTAACAAATTCACCGACCCGACTCGCGTCCTACGCCGTTTGGAGCCGAACCGCGAGGAAGATCGGCAGCTGATTGGCATAATGGCGATTTCGCTGTTGCATGATTACCTGCGAGCCTTATATCTTCAGTTGCTCCTGCATGAAGCTAGGGTCACAGGCGCGATCCCACCGCTCGAATCATTCCGCTATGTCCGTGTCGGTCAGCATGAGGGCGGGGTCACCTCCGTTCGTCACTACCTGGCTGAGATTGGGCACACTCTGAAGCGCACCCCTTGGCACTATCTGAAGCCGTTTGTTGATCGGATTATGGCCCTCGCATTGCTGCTGCTAATTACCCCATTGTTTTTCATGATCACCGTTTTTGTCGTACTTGACTCCAGTGGGCCCGCTTTCTGTGTCCAGCGTTGCTATGGTCGAAAAGGTAAGACCTTTAGTGTAATTAAGTTTCGAACGATGTACGTCAATTCGGACGCGATCCGGATGCAACAGGAGGGCGTAAACGACAGGGCTACCCCTCTGTTCAAAATGCGCACGGACCCGCGGGTCACCCGCGTCGGTAGGGTCCTTCGCAGGTACAGCCTGGATGGGCTGCCGCAACTGTTCAATGTGCTCGTAGGTCACATGTCCATCGTCGGACCGCGTGCCATGTTGCCGCAGGAGGTCGAACAGTACGGCCAAGACGCCGCGCGCACGCTCCTCGTCAAACCGGGAGTCACCGGGTTGTGGCAAGTGAGTGGTCGAAGCGACCTGTCCTGGGAAGAGTCGATTAGGCTGGAGCTTAGGTACGTTGAGGACGTATCCTTCGGTTTAGATCTGGCGATCGCCTGGATGACTGTTAGGGCGATCGTCGTCGGCAGGGGTGCATATTGA